A genomic stretch from Deinococcus ruber includes:
- the nuoL gene encoding NADH-quinone oxidoreductase subunit L, producing the protein MSLPLYLLPLFPLIGFALLTFGGRWLRGTAGGWLASLMVALSFVVALLNVLNLPAPIHEVLWTWLPSMAKDAGGHTVNLSVGLYVDRLSALMTLIITGVGALIHIYSVSYMGHDTRFNRFFSFLNFFVAMMLILVMADSYPLMFVGWEGVGLASYLLIGFWFAGHNDAHPAEGISNSNAARKAFIMNRIGDLGFMLAMFLIFKTFGTLVISDLQGQGAALAAAPRSSLELICLFLLVGAVGKSGQLPLTTWLPDAMAGPTPVSALIHAATMVTAGVYLVARSHFLYDLAPGASLWVAWAGGLTALYGAISALNQYDIKKILAYSTVSQLGYMFMAVGLHAYSAGIFHLLTHAFFKALLFLAAGAVIHALHDEQDVRKMGGLNKSMPFTHIVSLMGVLAISGIPIWSGFFSKDSILTAAFEQSAPLYLIGLAVALLTAFYMGRWYFLVWRGQYRGAAHPHEGGAVMNVPLGILAALATLGGFLNIPGFLGGHKALDSWLSAVLPLHGQELASSTEWGLTLLAVAAGVLGLGLALVLHRRETLVDAPSAVRAISTNSLYLDDLYSNLISRPAAGIAEGLDMADRGVDGTASGIGGTVGGLGQLFTVWQSGFVRSYAVSMLLGTVVILGYWALKMLGGLS; encoded by the coding sequence ATGAGCCTGCCCCTGTATCTGCTGCCGCTGTTTCCGCTGATCGGATTTGCGCTGCTCACCTTCGGCGGGCGCTGGCTGCGCGGCACGGCGGGTGGCTGGCTGGCCTCGCTGATGGTGGCGCTCAGCTTTGTCGTGGCCCTGCTGAACGTGCTGAACCTGCCCGCCCCCATCCACGAGGTGCTGTGGACGTGGCTGCCGAGCATGGCAAAAGACGCGGGTGGACACACCGTCAATCTGTCGGTGGGCCTGTACGTAGACCGCCTTTCGGCCCTGATGACCCTCATCATCACCGGGGTCGGGGCGCTGATTCACATCTACTCGGTGTCGTACATGGGCCACGACACCCGGTTCAACCGCTTCTTCTCGTTCCTGAATTTCTTCGTCGCCATGATGCTGATTCTGGTCATGGCCGACAGCTACCCGCTGATGTTCGTCGGCTGGGAGGGCGTGGGGCTGGCGTCGTACCTGCTGATCGGCTTCTGGTTCGCGGGCCACAACGACGCGCACCCTGCCGAGGGCATTTCCAACAGCAACGCCGCCCGCAAAGCCTTCATCATGAACCGCATCGGAGATCTGGGCTTCATGCTCGCCATGTTCCTGATCTTCAAAACCTTCGGGACGCTCGTCATTTCCGACCTTCAGGGGCAGGGCGCGGCACTGGCGGCGGCCCCGCGCAGCTCCCTCGAACTCATCTGCCTGTTTCTGCTGGTGGGCGCGGTGGGCAAATCGGGTCAGTTGCCCCTCACCACCTGGCTGCCCGACGCGATGGCTGGCCCCACGCCCGTCTCGGCCCTGATCCACGCGGCCACGATGGTGACGGCGGGCGTGTATCTGGTGGCCCGCAGTCACTTCCTGTACGACCTGGCCCCCGGCGCGAGCCTGTGGGTGGCCTGGGCAGGCGGCCTGACGGCACTGTACGGCGCGATTTCGGCTCTCAATCAGTACGACATCAAGAAGATTCTGGCGTACTCCACCGTGTCGCAGCTCGGCTACATGTTCATGGCGGTGGGCCTGCACGCCTACTCGGCGGGTATCTTCCACCTGCTCACGCACGCGTTCTTCAAGGCGCTGCTGTTCCTGGCAGCGGGCGCGGTCATTCACGCGCTGCACGACGAACAGGATGTGCGGAAGATGGGCGGTCTGAACAAATCCATGCCGTTTACCCACATCGTCAGTCTGATGGGCGTGCTGGCCATCTCGGGCATTCCCATCTGGAGCGGCTTCTTCTCGAAAGACAGCATCCTGACCGCCGCCTTTGAGCAGAGCGCTCCGCTGTACCTGATCGGGCTGGCGGTGGCGCTGCTGACCGCCTTTTACATGGGGCGCTGGTACTTCCTGGTGTGGCGCGGACAGTACCGGGGCGCGGCCCACCCGCACGAGGGCGGCGCAGTCATGAACGTGCCGCTGGGCATTCTGGCCGCACTCGCCACGCTGGGCGGCTTCCTGAACATTCCCGGCTTTCTGGGCGGACACAAGGCGCTCGACAGTTGGCTGAGTGCGGTGCTGCCTCTGCACGGGCAGGAACTCGCCAGCAGCACCGAATGGGGCCTGACGCTGCTGGCAGTGGCCGCAGGTGTGCTGGGGCTGGGGCTGGCCCTGGTGCTGCACCGCCGGGAAACGCTGGTGGATGCGCCGAGCGCGGTGCGGGCCATCAGCACCAACTCGCTGTACCTCGACGACCTGTACAGCAACCTGATCAGTCGGCCCGCCGCCGGAATTGCCGAAGGTCTCGATATGGCCGACCGGGGCGTGGACGGCACCGCGTCGGGCATCGGCGGCACAGTCGGCGGCCTGGGGCAGCTCTTTACCGTGTGGCAGAGCGGATTTGTGCGCTCGTATGCGGTCAGCATGCTGCTCGGTACGGTGGTCATTCTGGGCTACTGGGCGCTCAAGATGCTGGGCGGGCTGTCGTGA
- the nuoK gene encoding NADH-quinone oxidoreductase subunit NuoK — MVSTGSYLALSGMLFAIGMYGVLTRRTAVMVFLSVELMLNAANLSLIAFARAWGDLTAQTAVFIVMTLAAAEVAIGLAIIVTIFRKRETTNVDNLSELKG, encoded by the coding sequence ATGGTCTCCACCGGCTCCTATCTCGCGCTCTCCGGCATGCTGTTCGCCATCGGTATGTACGGCGTTCTGACGCGCCGCACCGCCGTCATGGTGTTTCTGAGCGTCGAACTGATGCTGAATGCCGCCAACCTGTCGCTGATCGCGTTTGCCCGTGCGTGGGGCGACCTGACTGCCCAGACCGCCGTGTTCATCGTGATGACGCTGGCCGCCGCCGAGGTCGCCATCGGCCTCGCCATCATCGTGACCATCTTCCGCAAGCGTGAAACCACCAACGTGGACAACCTCTCAGAGTTGAAAGGATGA
- a CDS encoding NADH-quinone oxidoreductase subunit J family protein, protein MANVAFILLGALIIVGAIITVAARNAVHAALGLVGTLIALAGMYATMNASFVSVVQVIVYAGAVMVLFLFVIMLLNANLPVSGHNPVPYITEIAAIGGALLASAFVVLAFTYNDPKPLAQAAAQLQNGAPGPVGETLLTRFLLPFEAVSILLLVAVVGSVALVQRPVVQPDAVTEGAAQSGKEVRA, encoded by the coding sequence ATGGCTAACGTCGCCTTCATTCTGCTGGGTGCCCTCATCATCGTCGGCGCGATCATTACCGTGGCGGCCCGCAATGCCGTGCATGCCGCGCTGGGGCTGGTCGGTACGCTGATCGCGCTGGCGGGCATGTACGCCACCATGAATGCCAGTTTCGTCAGCGTGGTGCAGGTGATCGTGTACGCGGGCGCGGTCATGGTGCTCTTCCTGTTCGTCATCATGCTGCTGAACGCCAATCTGCCGGTCAGCGGCCACAATCCAGTGCCGTACATCACCGAGATCGCGGCGATAGGCGGCGCACTGCTGGCTTCTGCCTTCGTCGTGCTGGCCTTCACGTACAACGACCCCAAACCGCTGGCGCAGGCTGCCGCGCAACTGCAAAACGGCGCACCCGGCCCGGTCGGAGAAACGCTGCTGACGCGCTTCCTGCTGCCCTTCGAGGCGGTGTCGATCCTGCTGCTGGTCGCGGTGGTCGGTTCGGTGGCGCTGGTGCAGCGTCCGGTCGTGCAGCCCGACGCCGTGACGGAAGGAGCGGCGCAGAGTGGCAAGGAGGTGCGGGCGTGA
- the nuoI gene encoding NADH-quinone oxidoreductase subunit NuoI, with amino-acid sequence MGVLEIGRGMGVTLSKLFQKPVTVSYPEQRATIQPRFRGRHVLTRHPSNKPGEPGLEKCIGCSLCAAACPAYAIYVEAAENDPAHPTSPGERYASVYEINMLRCIFCGMCEEACPTGAVVMGNEFEMADYRYRDFVYSKEDMLVGVTGSVPQRREAARKGKPVRLGFQVPDGVRPELEGVKYE; translated from the coding sequence ATGGGCGTACTTGAAATCGGGCGCGGCATGGGTGTCACGCTCTCCAAACTGTTTCAGAAGCCGGTGACGGTGAGTTATCCCGAGCAGCGGGCCACCATTCAGCCGAGGTTTCGCGGGCGACACGTCCTGACGCGCCACCCCAGCAACAAACCCGGCGAACCGGGGCTGGAAAAGTGCATCGGCTGTAGCCTGTGCGCCGCTGCCTGCCCCGCCTACGCCATCTATGTCGAGGCCGCCGAGAACGATCCGGCCCACCCGACCAGCCCCGGCGAGCGTTACGCCAGCGTGTACGAGATCAACATGCTGCGCTGCATCTTCTGCGGGATGTGCGAGGAAGCCTGCCCGACGGGTGCGGTGGTCATGGGCAACGAATTCGAGATGGCCGATTATCGTTACCGCGACTTCGTGTACAGCAAGGAAGACATGCTGGTCGGCGTAACGGGCAGCGTGCCGCAGCGCCGCGAGGCCGCCCGAAAAGGCAAACCCGTGCGGCTGGGCTTTCAGGTGCCGGACGGTGTGCGGCCCGAACTGGAAGGGGTGAAGTACGAATGA
- the nuoH gene encoding NADH-quinone oxidoreductase subunit NuoH: MPHWLIEVIVVLLKGVGVAFALLTTFAYMTLVERRLLARMQIRLGPNRVGPGGLLQPLADAIKSIFKEDLRITRADQLVYTLAPLIAITCALAAFGGLPAGPPNSFFGANPWVYSLDVGVLALLALTSMGVYGIFLGGWASGSKYPLLGGLRSAAQIISYELGMGLSLLGLLMLVGSTSFRDIVAWQGAHGWMIVFQSLAFVTFLISSFAETNRTPFDLPEAEQELVAGYLTEYSAIKWALFQMAEYVNMITASALMSTLFFGGYKGPQFLNALIPGISEWPFIWLILKIAVFLFVFIWVRATLPRLRYDQLMRFGWKLLFPLALGNTMFVAFYLAYLKSWGLWPLGVVSLLGVVALIAGSDRVRPLWNQPGVRITDEAARLPGGD, encoded by the coding sequence ATGCCGCACTGGTTGATCGAAGTGATCGTGGTGCTGCTCAAGGGCGTAGGTGTGGCGTTCGCGCTCCTGACGACGTTCGCGTATATGACCCTGGTCGAGCGCCGTCTGCTGGCCCGCATGCAGATTCGCCTGGGGCCAAACCGCGTGGGGCCGGGCGGTCTGCTGCAACCGCTGGCCGACGCCATCAAGAGCATCTTCAAGGAAGACCTGCGAATCACCAGGGCTGATCAGTTGGTGTATACCCTGGCCCCGCTGATTGCCATCACCTGTGCGCTGGCGGCCTTCGGTGGTCTTCCTGCGGGGCCGCCCAACAGCTTTTTTGGCGCGAATCCCTGGGTCTACAGCCTGGATGTGGGCGTGCTGGCGCTGCTGGCCCTGACGAGCATGGGCGTGTATGGCATCTTCCTGGGCGGCTGGGCGTCGGGCAGCAAATATCCGCTGCTGGGCGGCCTCCGCAGCGCGGCGCAGATCATTTCCTACGAGCTGGGCATGGGTCTCTCTCTTCTGGGCCTGCTGATGCTGGTGGGCAGCACCTCGTTCCGCGACATCGTGGCGTGGCAGGGCGCACACGGCTGGATGATCGTGTTTCAGTCGCTGGCCTTCGTCACTTTTCTGATTAGCAGCTTTGCCGAAACCAACCGCACGCCCTTCGATCTGCCGGAAGCCGAGCAAGAACTGGTGGCGGGCTACCTGACCGAATACAGCGCGATCAAGTGGGCGCTGTTCCAGATGGCCGAATACGTGAACATGATTACCGCCTCGGCCCTGATGAGCACGCTGTTTTTCGGTGGCTACAAGGGGCCGCAGTTCCTGAACGCCCTGATTCCCGGTATTTCGGAGTGGCCGTTCATCTGGCTGATCCTGAAGATCGCGGTGTTTCTGTTCGTGTTCATCTGGGTGCGAGCCACGCTGCCCCGGCTGCGCTACGACCAGCTCATGCGCTTTGGCTGGAAGCTGCTGTTTCCGCTGGCGCTCGGCAACACCATGTTTGTCGCCTTCTATCTGGCGTACCTGAAGAGCTGGGGGCTGTGGCCGCTGGGCGTGGTGAGTCTGCTGGGTGTGGTCGCGCTGATCGCCGGAAGCGACCGGGTGCGCCCGCTGTGGAATCAGCCGGGCGTGCGGATCACCGACGAAGCAGCGCGGTTGCCGGGAGGCGACTGA
- the nuoG gene encoding NADH-quinone oxidoreductase subunit NuoG has product MKVNIDGRELDLPAGTSALDAVFAAGGDVPYFCAHEYLSPVGACRMCLVEAGTPRKNPDGSFIMDGEGENAAPKIFWFPKPMASCTLQATEGMHIRSTSQAVKKGQAGMMEFTLLNHPLDCPTCDKGGACELQDRAYEYGYGASRFGFDRRHADKHYPLSEHVILDQERCIHCKRCVRYFEEVPGQEVLDFIERGGHTFIDTQEGTLPEGFAGNITDICPVGALLDNVARFRGRNWEYDHAQTTCTLCPVGCSITADARAGRLERVVAHENREVNEAWICDAGRFGHVFASEERLTAPMVRSAEGKLVPATWDAAISAIRAGLEGLEPSDLALYLHADSTLEEGIAAAAFATLSGSESVDFSPRYSVGLDSVPPTLSEVAQSDAVIVVGADLEQEAPVVELRIQEMLRGGLLPAEFAHGTAIADLRLVERPNRKRERLAVFASAPTRLAAQAGISGQEGPLGVLQGLSGALLGGAFSSEAVKQATELLRTAERPILILGAEVLNGGADLLKLLRSLPEKLKVLAIPAGANARGLAHLNLVPVGKGLGYGKVAETRAALVSRLDPAADGLLSARRPGFLIVHESHLTETALLADVVLPAVTNYEKKGTTVNLEGRLLPLNPAAIDAGESADLIRALAAAAEALGLRTKVRGVRSAQTLLQERFGVDLATLPAAGRIVPLGSRYDAPTGLLLHPRLWRARMRRSGPIELPLAYPSPNPSANLVAGDD; this is encoded by the coding sequence ATGAAAGTCAACATCGACGGGCGCGAACTCGACCTTCCTGCTGGCACCTCGGCGCTCGATGCCGTGTTTGCTGCGGGCGGCGACGTGCCCTACTTCTGCGCTCACGAGTATCTGTCTCCGGTGGGCGCGTGCCGGATGTGTCTGGTCGAGGCCGGAACGCCGCGCAAGAACCCGGACGGCAGTTTCATCATGGACGGCGAGGGAGAAAACGCAGCACCGAAAATCTTCTGGTTTCCTAAGCCGATGGCGTCGTGTACCTTGCAGGCCACCGAGGGCATGCACATCCGCAGTACCTCGCAGGCGGTGAAAAAGGGACAGGCGGGCATGATGGAATTTACGCTGCTGAACCACCCGCTCGACTGCCCCACCTGCGACAAGGGCGGCGCGTGCGAACTGCAAGACCGGGCCTACGAGTACGGCTACGGCGCGAGCAGGTTCGGCTTTGACCGCCGCCACGCCGACAAGCACTACCCGCTGTCCGAACACGTCATTCTCGATCAGGAGCGCTGCATTCACTGCAAGCGCTGCGTGCGCTACTTCGAGGAAGTGCCGGGCCAGGAGGTGCTGGACTTCATCGAGCGCGGCGGGCATACCTTCATCGATACGCAGGAAGGCACGCTGCCGGAGGGCTTCGCGGGCAATATCACCGACATCTGCCCGGTGGGAGCGCTGCTCGACAACGTGGCCCGCTTCCGGGGGCGCAACTGGGAATACGATCACGCGCAGACCACCTGTACGCTCTGCCCGGTGGGGTGCAGCATCACCGCCGATGCGCGGGCCGGGCGGCTGGAACGCGTGGTGGCGCATGAAAACCGTGAGGTGAACGAGGCCTGGATCTGCGACGCGGGCCGCTTCGGGCATGTGTTCGCCTCGGAAGAGCGCCTGACCGCCCCGATGGTTCGCAGCGCCGAAGGCAAGCTGGTGCCCGCCACCTGGGACGCTGCCATTTCCGCGATCCGGGCGGGGCTGGAGGGGCTGGAACCGTCTGATCTGGCGCTGTACCTGCACGCCGACAGCACGCTGGAAGAGGGCATCGCGGCGGCGGCGTTCGCCACCCTGTCGGGCAGTGAGAGCGTGGATTTCTCGCCGCGCTACTCGGTGGGTCTGGACAGCGTGCCGCCCACCCTCAGCGAAGTGGCGCAGTCTGACGCGGTGATCGTGGTCGGGGCCGATCTGGAGCAGGAAGCCCCGGTGGTCGAGCTGAGAATTCAGGAGATGCTGCGCGGTGGTCTGCTGCCTGCCGAATTCGCGCACGGCACCGCGATTGCCGATCTGCGGCTGGTCGAGCGCCCGAACCGCAAACGCGAGCGGCTGGCGGTATTCGCGTCTGCTCCGACGCGGCTGGCGGCGCAGGCGGGGATTTCGGGGCAGGAAGGGCCGCTGGGCGTGTTGCAGGGCCTGAGCGGAGCGCTGCTGGGCGGGGCGTTCAGCTCGGAGGCGGTCAAACAGGCCACCGAACTGCTCCGCACTGCCGAGCGCCCGATCTTGATTCTGGGGGCGGAGGTGCTGAACGGCGGCGCAGACCTGCTGAAGCTGCTGCGGAGCCTGCCCGAAAAGCTGAAGGTGCTGGCGATTCCCGCCGGAGCCAACGCACGCGGCCTGGCTCATCTGAACCTCGTTCCGGTGGGCAAGGGGCTGGGCTACGGCAAGGTGGCAGAGACGCGGGCCGCCCTGGTCAGCCGCCTCGACCCCGCCGCCGACGGGCTGCTGAGCGCCCGGCGTCCCGGCTTCCTGATCGTTCACGAGAGCCACCTGACCGAGACGGCGCTGCTGGCTGACGTGGTGCTGCCCGCCGTCACCAATTACGAGAAGAAGGGAACGACGGTCAATCTGGAAGGCCGCCTGTTGCCGCTGAATCCCGCCGCCATCGACGCGGGCGAGTCTGCCGATCTGATCCGGGCACTGGCTGCCGCTGCCGAGGCGCTGGGCCTGCGAACCAAGGTGCGCGGCGTGCGGAGCGCTCAGACGCTGCTTCAGGAACGCTTCGGCGTCGATCTGGCGACGCTGCCTGCGGCGGGCCGGATCGTGCCGCTGGGCAGCCGCTACGACGCGCCCACCGGCCTGCTGCTGCACCCCCGGCTGTGGCGTGCCCGCATGCGCCGCAGTGGGCCAATCGAACTGCCGCTCGCTTACCCTTCACCGAATCCAAGCGCCAACCTCGTGGCAGGTGACGACTGA
- the nuoF gene encoding NADH-quinone oxidoreductase subunit NuoF: MTATLETPNTPQPITSALDPRFAPTLYAHVGQPDSWTLAMYRSHGGYEAVKRAFSIGPDAVIDEVKKSGLRGRGGAGFATGLKWSFMPLKDGKPHYIICNADESEPGSFKDRYLLSEDPHQLIEGMIIAGYAMRASVGYIYIRGEYVHAAERVWAAIHEAREAGLLGKNIQGSGFDFELHVHRGAGAYICGEETALMNSLEGLRANPRLKPPFPAAAGLYGLPTTINNVETFCAATQILRYGWEWHAGMGTEKSKGMKLFQISGAVKRPGVYELPLGTTFRELIFDWGGGPTEDIKAIIPGGSSCPMMPYTDKILDTGMDYESVAAAGSMLGTGGVTLIPRADCIVNATWNLVRFYAHESCGKCTPCREGISGWMTRMYEKQVRGHGQPGDVELILDMSDNIGGKSFCALADACLGPVLSSIKLFREEYDALANTGKPMYPARKRWKDV, translated from the coding sequence ATGACCGCCACCCTGGAGACGCCCAACACGCCCCAGCCGATTACCAGCGCCCTCGACCCGCGTTTTGCACCCACGCTCTACGCGCATGTCGGGCAGCCGGACAGCTGGACGCTTGCCATGTACCGCAGCCATGGCGGCTACGAGGCGGTGAAGCGGGCCTTTTCCATCGGCCCCGACGCGGTGATCGACGAAGTGAAGAAATCGGGGCTGCGCGGGCGCGGCGGTGCGGGCTTCGCCACCGGCCTCAAGTGGTCGTTCATGCCGCTGAAAGACGGCAAACCGCATTACATTATCTGCAACGCCGACGAATCGGAGCCGGGCAGCTTCAAAGACCGCTATCTGTTGTCGGAAGACCCGCACCAGCTGATCGAGGGCATGATCATCGCGGGCTACGCCATGCGGGCTTCGGTGGGCTATATCTACATCCGGGGCGAGTACGTGCATGCCGCCGAGCGCGTGTGGGCTGCCATCCACGAGGCCAGGGAAGCGGGGCTGCTGGGCAAGAATATTCAGGGGTCGGGCTTCGATTTCGAGCTGCACGTCCACCGGGGCGCGGGCGCGTACATCTGCGGCGAGGAAACCGCGCTGATGAACAGCCTGGAAGGGCTGCGGGCCAATCCGCGTCTCAAGCCGCCGTTTCCCGCCGCCGCTGGCCTGTACGGGCTGCCGACCACCATCAACAACGTCGAAACCTTCTGCGCCGCCACCCAGATTCTGCGCTATGGCTGGGAATGGCACGCAGGTATGGGCACCGAGAAGAGCAAAGGCATGAAGCTGTTTCAGATTTCGGGGGCGGTGAAGCGGCCCGGCGTGTACGAACTGCCGCTGGGCACCACCTTCCGCGAGCTGATTTTCGACTGGGGCGGCGGCCCGACGGAAGACATCAAGGCGATCATTCCCGGCGGCAGTAGCTGCCCGATGATGCCCTATACCGACAAGATTCTGGATACCGGCATGGATTACGAGTCGGTGGCGGCGGCGGGCAGCATGCTCGGCACGGGCGGCGTGACCCTGATTCCCAGGGCCGACTGCATCGTGAACGCGACCTGGAATCTGGTGCGTTTCTACGCCCACGAGAGCTGCGGCAAATGCACGCCCTGCCGCGAGGGCATTTCCGGCTGGATGACCCGCATGTACGAGAAGCAGGTGCGCGGGCACGGACAGCCCGGTGACGTGGAACTGATTCTGGACATGTCGGACAACATCGGCGGCAAGAGCTTCTGCGCCCTGGCCGATGCCTGTTTAGGCCCGGTGCTGAGCAGTATCAAGCTCTTCCGCGAGGAATACGACGCGCTGGCGAACACCGGAAAGCCGATGTATCCGGCGCGGAAGCGGTGGAAGGACGTATGA
- the nuoE gene encoding NADH-quinone oxidoreductase subunit NuoE has protein sequence MGYFEDKQALVSDIFNRYPATPQGKRSALMPLLREVQNHFGYVSDGHMHEIAALIGSTATEVRSVMSFYSTYSTVPTGTYHLQVCSTLMCSLAGADELWDELVTQLDVQPGEVSAGGRFSVQKVECLGSCGTAPMMQVNDLGYYENVTRRKCHDLLAMMKNGIMPTPENPVPATVRPDGRQVTATGDAMGNSGQNLHPLEVQP, from the coding sequence GTGGGGTATTTCGAGGATAAACAAGCTCTGGTCTCCGATATCTTCAACCGGTATCCCGCCACGCCGCAGGGCAAACGCAGCGCTCTGATGCCGCTGCTGCGCGAGGTGCAGAACCACTTCGGGTACGTGTCCGATGGGCATATGCACGAAATCGCGGCCCTGATCGGCAGCACCGCCACCGAAGTTCGCAGCGTCATGAGCTTCTATTCCACGTATTCCACCGTTCCGACGGGCACCTACCATTTGCAGGTGTGCAGCACGCTGATGTGTTCGCTGGCGGGGGCCGATGAGCTGTGGGATGAACTGGTGACGCAGCTCGACGTGCAGCCCGGCGAGGTGAGCGCGGGCGGCAGATTCAGTGTGCAGAAGGTGGAATGCCTGGGAAGTTGCGGCACTGCCCCGATGATGCAGGTGAACGACCTGGGCTATTACGAGAACGTGACCCGGCGCAAATGCCACGACCTGCTGGCGATGATGAAAAACGGCATCATGCCCACCCCCGAAAACCCCGTTCCCGCCACGGTGCGCCCCGACGGGCGGCAGGTGACGGCGACGGGTGACGCGATGGGCAACTCGGGGCAGAATCTTCACCCGCTGGAGGTGCAGCCATGA
- a CDS encoding DinB family protein: MSGEAGKMVPALVLESFARNGRVNAALIAALTADDLTRSNGPDGNTIAELLAHMAGFRRGWLSEISPAHAQGLTRASDDAGAPELQAAFEAGDRAALEAVQAAYAEGRTFEAAYSSDPAHFLQHTIVHDSHHRGQIFTLLRQSGRSAEQMDEIEEAVWPIWRE; the protein is encoded by the coding sequence ATGAGCGGGGAAGCAGGCAAGATGGTGCCCGCCCTCGTTCTCGAATCGTTTGCCCGCAATGGCCGCGTGAATGCCGCCCTGATCGCGGCTCTAACTGCCGATGATCTGACCCGCTCGAACGGGCCGGACGGCAACACCATTGCCGAGCTTCTGGCGCACATGGCAGGCTTTCGGCGCGGCTGGCTGAGCGAGATTTCGCCTGCTCACGCGCAGGGCTTGACCAGAGCGAGTGACGATGCCGGAGCGCCCGAGCTTCAGGCCGCCTTTGAAGCGGGCGACCGGGCCGCGCTGGAAGCGGTACAGGCCGCCTACGCCGAGGGGCGCACGTTCGAGGCGGCCTACAGCAGCGACCCGGCCCATTTTCTGCAACACACCATCGTTCACGACTCGCACCACCGGGGGCAGATTTTTACGCTGCTGCGGCAGAGCGGGCGGAGCGCAGAGCAGATGGACGAGATCGAAGAGGCCGTTTGGCCGATCTGGAGGGAGTAA
- the nuoD gene encoding NADH dehydrogenase (quinone) subunit D, translated as MQGDHQESTRADRLGAATAESGSLLHTEIMSLNVGPQHPSTHGVLRLVVDMDGEYVVKVAPHMGYLHTGFEKTFEHRTYQQGVTYAPRTDYLHSFSHELAYVLSAEKLLSAEIPERATTLRVILHELGRIHSHLVFFGTALMDLGAITLFFYCFREKEAVQDLFEDICGYRMNQGYFRIGGLSKDAPDGWAARVQKFVDTFDKHIEEYATMFQQNPIFLDRAKGVGVIPREVALDLGLTGPNLRASGVALDQRKANPYCGYESYEFNVPTSTAGDSLARFNLRLDEFRESAKIIRQALKRLKPGPVKDPNRKISLPPRQELETSMEAVIHHFKLVTEGFHPPVGEVYVPVESARGEVGYYIVSDGGSMPYRVKIRAPSFVNLQALEYACVGGQFADLITVLATIDPVLGDVDR; from the coding sequence ATGCAGGGCGACCATCAGGAGAGCACCCGCGCAGACCGTCTGGGCGCGGCGACTGCCGAGAGCGGTTCGCTGCTGCACACCGAGATCATGAGTCTGAACGTGGGGCCGCAGCATCCCAGCACCCACGGCGTGTTGCGGCTGGTGGTCGATATGGACGGCGAGTACGTGGTGAAGGTCGCGCCGCACATGGGCTACCTGCACACCGGCTTCGAGAAGACCTTCGAGCACCGCACGTATCAGCAGGGCGTGACCTACGCGCCGCGCACCGACTACCTGCACAGCTTTTCGCACGAACTGGCCTACGTCCTGAGCGCCGAAAAGCTGCTGAGCGCCGAGATTCCCGAACGCGCCACCACCCTGCGCGTGATTCTGCACGAGCTGGGGCGCATTCACTCGCATCTGGTGTTCTTCGGCACCGCCCTGATGGATCTGGGCGCGATCACGCTGTTCTTCTACTGCTTCCGCGAGAAGGAAGCCGTGCAGGACCTGTTCGAAGACATCTGCGGCTACCGCATGAATCAGGGTTATTTCCGCATCGGTGGCCTCAGCAAAGATGCCCCTGACGGCTGGGCGGCGCGGGTGCAGAAGTTTGTCGATACCTTCGACAAGCACATCGAGGAATACGCCACCATGTTTCAGCAGAACCCGATCTTTCTGGACAGGGCCAAGGGCGTGGGCGTGATTCCGCGTGAGGTGGCCCTCGATCTGGGGCTGACCGGGCCGAATCTGCGGGCGTCGGGCGTGGCGCTCGACCAGCGCAAGGCCAACCCCTACTGCGGCTACGAATCCTACGAGTTCAACGTGCCGACCAGCACGGCGGGCGACTCGCTGGCACGCTTTAACCTGCGCCTGGACGAGTTCCGCGAGAGTGCCAAGATCATCCGGCAGGCCCTGAAGCGCCTGAAGCCGGGGCCGGTGAAGGACCCGAACCGTAAGATTTCGCTGCCGCCGCGTCAGGAACTGGAAACCAGCATGGAAGCGGTGATTCACCATTTCAAGCTCGTGACCGAAGGCTTTCATCCGCCCGTGGGTGAGGTGTATGTGCCGGTCGAGTCGGCGCGTGGCGAGGTCGGCTATTACATCGTGTCGGACGGCGGCAGCATGCCCTACCGAGTCAAGATTCGCGCCCCCAGCTTCGTGAATTTGCAGGCACTGGAATATGCGTGTGTGGGCGGGCAGTTTGCCGACCTGATTACCGTGCTGGCGACGATTGACCCGGTGCTGGGAGACGTGGACAGATGA